Proteins from a single region of Hydra vulgaris chromosome 12, alternate assembly HydraT2T_AEP:
- the LOC136087791 gene encoding uncharacterized protein LOC136087791, translating to MCSIGLMTSDACKGQQDVIGTLSNEEKIAISLRCNIELSNLTTLCEKHATNYLKMYPIWQKACCDPFKKHTKKITKNLRVVTINESQDMMRSSLNIAPGKKLCKPCKQKIVKKADLKEEKQSQGEQYEDFLISSFKSKRQEINEELENFNISPLKSHSKSSKHILSEGKRKVARINEMVSNLTKKTESQFNIPSKLCYEPNDIKKKAENFDEIMSLIKEKILCSDIRTIVQFLTLAPPSWSISEIQNVCSYIIPSKKD from the exons ATGTGTTCGATTGGGTTAATGACATCAGATGCATGCAAAGGCCAACAAGATGTTATTGGAACATTAAGCAACGAAGAAAAAATAGCTATATCATTACGCTGTAACATTGAACTATCAAACTTAACAACATTATGTGAAAAACATGctacaaattatttgaaaatgtatCCTATATGGCAGAAAGCATGCTGTGATCCATTCAAAAAACATACAAAGAAAATTACAA aaaatcttagAGTAGTTACGATAAATGAGTCACAAGACATGATGAGAAGTAGCTTAAATATTGCTCCTGGGAAGAAACTTTGCAAACCCTGTAAGCAAAAGATTGTCAAAAAAGCAGATCTTAAAGAAGAGAAGCAAAGTCAGGGTGAACAATATGAAGATTTTCTAATATCATCATTCAAATCAAAAAGACAGGAGATCAATGaagaacttgaaaattttaatatatctccTCTAAAATCTCATTCAAAGTCATCAAAACATATACTCTCAGAAGGAAAGCGAAAAGTTGCGCGCATCAACGAAATGGTAAGTAACCttactaaaaaaactgaaaGTCAATTCAATATTCCCTCAAAACTGTGTTATGAACCaaatgacattaaaaagaaGGCTGAaaactttgatgaaattatgagcttgataaaagaaaaaattctatgtTCTGACATAAGGACTATTGTTCAATTTCTAACACTGGCACCCCCAAGTTGGTCAATATCAGAAATACAAAATGTTTGCAGTTACATAATACCAAGCAAAAAAGACTag
- the LOC136088163 gene encoding uncharacterized protein LOC136088163, with the protein MSFDGASNMQGINKGVVTHLKHCSPMAINIYCGSHGTNLVMKACAKSSVVSVNLFGTENKPGDVQKLKTFLYGNSRKRNNIFEKCKSLLEDVNQSLELAATHSVRFSALQNATDRLLTLYPAVIDCLEQISNDMEFKMNVRSEAQGLLSRFQSYETIVTLCLFKEIFTILGSLNKILQGETLDFSIAIMSVDVSLEKLQVLRDSSGKNVILSAVKIATEAQLEQLTFVEKRTRRKKRLGFDETDDERLTQAEDQWLAEVFYTVVDSATAVLDDKFSSQRKFLESIDIFLLKNMSEDISHNFHNSNSQEKIQSVLEKFKICISLNEFTTEMIDFVEIYRKAAEKDNKTLHSFLTIYNFMLRTMLDAVFPSVAVIYKIFSTIPTNSAECERVFSKLKLVKTLLANRLTSEHVGDRVLLSVEHEKMWNLTHSDLIKNYADTNELRNILYP; encoded by the coding sequence ATGTCTTTTGATGGTGCGAGCAATATGCAAGGAATAAACAAAGGAGTTGTAACACATTTGAAGCATTGTTCTCCCATggcaataaatatttattgtggATCTCATGGAACAAATCTGGTAATGAAAGCTTGTGCAAAATCTTCTGTTGTTTCTGTTAACCTTTTTGGAACAGAAAACAAGCCCGGTGATGTGCAAAAATTAAAGACTTTTCTATACGGGAACTCAAGGAAacgaaataatatatttgagaAGTGCAAATCTCTTCTTGAGGATGTGAATCAGTCTCTTGAACTGGCTGCTACCCACAGTGTTCGCTTCAGTGCCTTACAAAATGCTACAGACCGACTGCTGACACTATACCCTGCAGTAATCGATTGCCTTGAACAAATTTCAAATGACATGgaatttaaaatgaatgttCGAAGTGAAGCGCAAGGTCTTTTATCCCGATTTCAGTCATATGAAACAATTGTGACTTTATGTCtcttcaaagaaatttttactatCTTGGGTTCCctaaataaaattcttcaagGAGAAACACTTGATTTTTCAATTGCTATAATGTCTGTCGATGTATCACTTGAAAAGCTTCAAGTACTAAGGGACAGTTCTggcaaaaatgttattttatctGCTGTTAAAATTGCAACTGAAGCTCAGCTTGAACAGCTAACATTTGTTGAGAAAAGGACTCGCAGAAAAAAACGACTAGGCTTTGATGAAACAGATGATGAGCGGCTTACTCAGGCTGAAGATCAGTGGCTAGCAGAAGTGTTTTATACTGTAGTTGATTCAGCAACTGCAGTTCTTGATGACAAATTTTCTTCACAGCGGAAATTTTTAGAAAGcatagacatttttttattgaaaaatatgagTGAAGATATTAGTCATAATTTTCATAACTCTAATTCACAAGAAAAAATTCAATCAGTGCttgagaaatttaaaatttgtatcagTTTAAATGAATTCACAACTGAAATGATTGATTTTGTGGAGATCTACAGAAAGGCTGCTGAGAAAGATAACAAAACTTTGCATTCTTTTCTCACCATTTACAATTTTATGTTGAGGACTATGTTAGATGCTGTATTCCCCTCTGTTGCAGTTATATACAAGATATTTAGTACAATTCCAACAAATTCAGCAGAGTGTGAGAGAGTTTTCAGCAAACTGAAACTTGTCAAAACTCTTCTAGCAAATCGGTTGACATCAGAGCATGTTGGGGATCGTGTTCTCTTGTCAGTGGAACATGAGAAAATGTGGAATTTGACGCATTCagacttaataaaaaactatgctGATACAAATGAATTACGTAATATTTTGTAtccataa